A genomic window from Klebsiella quasipneumoniae subsp. quasipneumoniae includes:
- a CDS encoding putative quinol monooxygenase — MITLLAVLKAKPGQTDALRQALQKLLLPTRQEPGNLDYALFQLRDAPDTFYMREAWRGQDALDAHVEMPYFQAFVTQMERLLAEPLRLDYLTAIEP; from the coding sequence ATGATAACCCTGCTCGCCGTGCTCAAGGCGAAACCAGGCCAAACGGACGCGCTGCGCCAGGCCCTGCAGAAGCTGCTCCTGCCGACGAGACAGGAGCCGGGCAATCTCGACTACGCGCTGTTCCAGCTGCGCGACGCGCCGGACACTTTCTACATGCGCGAAGCGTGGCGTGGGCAGGACGCCCTTGATGCGCATGTAGAGATGCCCTATTTTCAGGCGTTTGTTACGCAGATGGAGCGTCTGCTGGCTGAGCCGCTGCGGCTGGACTACCTGACGGCGATTGAGCCCTAA
- a CDS encoding zinc-binding alcohol dehydrogenase family protein, giving the protein MKAIAITQAAADGDNIPFLTEIDLPVPSAHGRDLLVAVKAVSVNPVDTKVRAGFQGDTPRVLGWDAVGVVQSVGEEVTLFAPGDEVWYAGALGRAGSNSEYQLVDERLVAHKPRTLDNASAAALPLTAITAWELLFHRLGVTEGGNAGDTLLIVGAAGGVGSILTQLASKLTAMTVIGTASRPESQRWVREAGAHHVIDHSKPLADELARIGINAVTHVASLTNTDQHFNALIDALAPQGKLALIDDPETLDVVPLKAKSLSLHWEFMFTRSMFETDDMIAQHQLLTRVAALIDNHTIKTTLGEHYGAITADNLQKAHRQLETGRAVGKIVLEGF; this is encoded by the coding sequence ATGAAAGCTATCGCCATTACTCAAGCCGCCGCTGACGGCGACAATATCCCTTTTTTAACCGAGATCGACCTGCCGGTCCCCTCCGCCCACGGGCGTGACCTGCTGGTTGCCGTGAAGGCGGTCTCGGTCAATCCGGTAGACACCAAAGTGCGCGCCGGCTTCCAGGGCGACACGCCGCGGGTGCTGGGCTGGGACGCCGTTGGCGTGGTGCAGTCCGTCGGCGAGGAAGTGACGCTGTTCGCGCCAGGCGATGAGGTCTGGTACGCCGGCGCCCTGGGCCGGGCCGGCAGCAACAGTGAATATCAGCTGGTGGATGAGCGCCTGGTGGCGCACAAACCGCGCACCCTCGATAACGCCTCCGCCGCCGCGCTGCCGCTGACGGCGATCACCGCCTGGGAGCTGCTGTTTCACCGTCTCGGCGTCACGGAAGGCGGCAACGCGGGCGACACGCTGCTGATCGTCGGCGCGGCGGGCGGCGTGGGCTCGATCCTGACCCAGCTGGCCAGCAAACTGACCGCCATGACGGTGATCGGCACCGCCTCGCGTCCGGAGAGTCAACGGTGGGTCCGCGAGGCGGGCGCGCACCATGTTATCGATCACAGCAAGCCGCTCGCCGACGAGCTGGCGCGTATCGGCATCAACGCGGTGACCCATGTCGCCAGCCTGACCAACACCGACCAGCACTTCAACGCGCTGATTGACGCCCTCGCCCCGCAGGGCAAGCTGGCGCTGATTGATGATCCGGAGACCCTGGACGTGGTGCCGCTGAAAGCCAAAAGCCTCTCCCTGCACTGGGAATTTATGTTCACCCGCTCAATGTTTGAGACGGATGACATGATCGCCCAGCATCAGCTGCTGACCCGCGTGGCGGCCCTGATCGACAACCACACGATCAAAACCACCCTCGGCGAACACTACGGCGCCATCACTGCCGACAATCTGCAGAAAGCGCATCGCCAGCTGGAAACCGGACGCGCGGTGGGCAAGATTGTGCTGGAGGGATTTTAA
- a CDS encoding DUF3237 domain-containing protein, with translation MTPELRHCFSITIQVDKPVIVSRSPQTGKRQLIPILGGSVSGQLRGHVLPGGVDSQIIGPDGTCRLSARYALQVEEGTVYVENNGIRRVPAHYHDQLFADDMRFFSTIPPEDIYFRTVPTFEVDTPALSWLTTSLFICAGGRTQDGVMLDFYQVG, from the coding sequence ATGACCCCCGAACTGAGACACTGTTTTTCCATTACCATCCAGGTTGATAAACCGGTGATAGTCTCCCGCAGTCCGCAGACCGGCAAGCGCCAGCTGATCCCGATTCTCGGCGGCAGCGTCTCGGGTCAACTGCGCGGCCACGTGCTGCCCGGCGGCGTCGATAGCCAGATTATCGGGCCCGACGGCACATGCAGGCTATCCGCCCGCTATGCCCTGCAGGTGGAGGAAGGGACGGTGTACGTGGAAAACAACGGTATCCGCCGGGTGCCGGCCCACTATCATGACCAACTGTTCGCCGACGATATGCGCTTTTTTAGCACTATTCCGCCGGAAGATATCTATTTTCGCACCGTCCCCACCTTCGAGGTGGATACCCCCGCGCTCAGCTGGCTAACCACCTCGCTGTTTATCTGTGCTGGCGGGCGTACTCAGGATGGGGTGATGCTCGATTTCTATCAGGTGGGCTGA
- a CDS encoding MurR/RpiR family transcriptional regulator, with product MDLENIFRDVKLSKTEMTVLRFIQNDPELCIRQGIRAVAEQCYSNPSSLVRLAKKLKFSGWLELVYFIKFNITMPKLDVTNDIDYMSIQPAEALTPLLASLAQQRVLIHGSGFSQLIAQYIYNKFLVTGVNASLALWPDYEILEQKNAARFDSIWIISKSGRSSSALNWVKAMEGKEINLVCFTGDYQSPLAQAADTAFIIHDPQKFDDDIYWSNPFFGYCILGFERLLKMWFTRAPGNS from the coding sequence ATGGACTTAGAAAATATCTTTCGTGACGTGAAGCTAAGCAAAACGGAAATGACCGTGCTGCGCTTTATCCAGAACGACCCGGAGCTGTGTATCCGCCAGGGGATCCGCGCCGTGGCGGAGCAGTGCTACAGTAACCCCTCCTCGCTGGTGCGGTTGGCGAAAAAGCTTAAGTTCAGCGGCTGGCTGGAGCTGGTCTATTTCATCAAGTTCAATATCACCATGCCGAAGCTCGATGTCACCAACGATATCGACTATATGAGCATTCAGCCGGCGGAGGCGCTGACGCCGCTGCTGGCAAGCCTTGCGCAGCAGCGCGTCCTGATCCACGGCAGCGGTTTTTCGCAGTTGATTGCCCAGTATATTTATAACAAGTTCCTCGTCACTGGGGTGAATGCCAGCCTGGCGCTGTGGCCGGATTACGAAATCCTTGAGCAGAAAAACGCCGCTCGCTTCGACTCCATCTGGATCATTTCTAAATCCGGGCGCAGCAGCTCGGCGCTCAACTGGGTGAAGGCCATGGAGGGGAAGGAGATCAACCTGGTCTGCTTTACCGGTGATTATCAGAGCCCGCTGGCGCAGGCTGCGGATACGGCGTTTATCATTCACGATCCGCAGAAGTTCGACGATGATATTTACTGGAGCAACCCGTTTTTCGGCTACTGCATCCTAGGCTTTGAGCGGCTACTGAAGATGTGGTTTACCCGCGCACCTGGCAATAGCTAG
- a CDS encoding glycoside hydrolase, with product MKLTVLGGGGVRSAFLAKSLAYNAHRIGLTEVVFLDNSADNLAIFGEIARYVFTTIRPDIHFTTTTDPVAALQNANYIITTLRVGGDESRIRDERIALQHNTLGQETTGAGGFAMAMRSIPAILDYCRLIEAHAAEDAILFNFTNPSGLVTEAIVKSGFKRRVYGICDAPSELIRELPAILGCEERDLSVECYGLNHFSWFTHFTVRGEAVTERLIASPALYQKTAMQYFSPELVRLCDNQLLNEYLYYYYYRDEALKAIQGAGETRGEQIARINQEMRQALRTVDARTQPEAAFNIWMQHYLRRENSYMQNESRQEKFHTREPLTLRQFIEEPDTGGYAGVALDILEAVNSTTTKRIVVSIQNNGTLDFLRPDDVIEISCDLSREGLRPVTPTKVPTAQKNMISCVKEYERLAVAAILQQDKSLAVRALMAHPLIGSWSLAKTLVEAYLDDKQFAAWR from the coding sequence ATGAAATTAACCGTATTAGGCGGGGGCGGCGTTCGCTCTGCATTTTTAGCGAAATCTCTGGCATATAATGCTCACCGCATTGGTTTAACGGAGGTGGTTTTTCTCGATAACTCTGCGGATAATCTGGCGATATTTGGCGAAATTGCCCGCTATGTATTTACGACCATTCGCCCGGATATTCATTTCACGACCACCACCGACCCGGTCGCGGCGCTGCAAAACGCCAATTATATTATTACCACCCTGCGGGTCGGCGGCGATGAAAGCCGCATTCGCGACGAGCGCATTGCGCTGCAACATAACACCCTCGGCCAGGAGACCACCGGCGCCGGCGGCTTCGCGATGGCTATGCGCTCGATCCCGGCGATCCTCGACTATTGCCGGCTGATCGAAGCCCATGCCGCCGAAGACGCCATTCTGTTTAACTTTACCAACCCGTCAGGCCTGGTGACGGAAGCGATCGTCAAGTCCGGCTTTAAGCGTCGGGTCTATGGGATCTGCGATGCGCCTTCCGAGCTGATTCGTGAATTGCCGGCGATCCTCGGCTGTGAGGAGCGCGACCTGAGCGTGGAATGCTATGGGCTGAACCATTTCTCCTGGTTTACCCACTTCACCGTGCGCGGGGAAGCGGTGACCGAGCGGCTGATCGCCAGCCCGGCGCTGTACCAGAAGACCGCGATGCAGTACTTCTCACCCGAGCTGGTGCGGCTGTGCGATAACCAGTTACTCAACGAATATCTCTATTATTACTACTATCGCGACGAGGCGCTGAAGGCGATTCAGGGGGCAGGCGAAACGCGCGGGGAGCAGATCGCCCGTATCAATCAGGAGATGCGCCAGGCGCTGCGCACCGTGGATGCCAGAACGCAGCCGGAAGCCGCCTTCAATATCTGGATGCAGCACTACCTGCGCCGGGAAAACAGCTATATGCAGAACGAATCCCGGCAGGAGAAATTTCATACCCGCGAGCCGCTGACGCTGCGGCAGTTTATCGAAGAGCCGGACACCGGCGGCTATGCCGGGGTGGCGCTGGATATTCTGGAAGCGGTGAACAGCACCACCACCAAGCGGATCGTGGTGTCGATCCAGAATAATGGCACGCTCGACTTTTTGCGCCCTGACGACGTGATTGAGATCAGCTGCGACCTGAGCCGGGAGGGCCTCAGGCCGGTCACGCCGACGAAGGTGCCGACGGCGCAGAAGAATATGATTTCCTGCGTGAAAGAGTATGAGCGGCTGGCGGTAGCGGCGATCCTGCAGCAGGATAAGTCGCTGGCGGTGCGGGCGCTGATGGCGCACCCGCTGATCGGTTCCTGGTCGCTGGCGAAAACCCTGGTCGAAGCTTATCTCGACGATAAGCAGTTCGCCGCCTGGCGGTAA
- a CDS encoding PTS transporter subunit EIIC produces MPEIRQRILENMQKFSRAMIGAVLFLPVIGLILALSSVLTNPTLIAETSFLHQLGQMLGDTFWPLFGNLGLLFCVGISYGLAKDKKTEVALVAVMCFIMFLGANHSWLEHTHGLAEKINGEYYGTGQTQLLGFVVVDMGVFLGIILGCTIAWVHNKVSTIDLPGALSMYGGAKLTLVAMTPVVIFYAIAFTWIWPFMTHGISALTGFMKNAGVAGVFVYGFFEKFLIPTGLHHFVWSPFQLTQIGGTLNVDGQVVSGTQAIFLAYMRHPDLTPVMNEALRFSQQGMTTIFGLAGASLAFYHTAKPEKKVMAKAILLPAIITSMLTGITEPIEFTFLFVSPLLWVIHATLTAASQAICDLFTVRPWGASGLIEFLIYNLPLPVSLTRWPGYVLIGIGQFAVYYVIFRTLVVKLNLKTPGREDDESVKLYSKAEYRQKVAQPQSVTDDIIRGLGGKENILSVDNCFTRLRVAVRDMAQVDDAQLKNTGANGVVRNRNEVQVIYGVKVGQVRSRVDNWLAEN; encoded by the coding sequence ATGCCTGAAATACGTCAGCGTATTCTGGAGAATATGCAAAAATTCTCCCGGGCCATGATCGGCGCCGTATTGTTCTTGCCGGTCATTGGCTTAATTCTGGCCCTCAGTTCAGTATTAACTAATCCGACATTAATTGCTGAAACCAGTTTCCTGCACCAGCTTGGGCAGATGCTCGGCGACACCTTTTGGCCTTTATTTGGCAACCTCGGCTTATTATTTTGCGTCGGCATTAGCTATGGTCTGGCAAAAGATAAAAAAACCGAAGTCGCGCTGGTTGCGGTGATGTGCTTCATTATGTTTCTTGGCGCCAACCACTCCTGGCTGGAACACACCCACGGACTCGCCGAAAAAATTAACGGTGAATATTATGGCACCGGGCAAACCCAGCTGCTGGGCTTTGTGGTGGTGGATATGGGCGTTTTCCTTGGCATTATTCTCGGCTGCACCATCGCGTGGGTGCACAATAAAGTCTCTACCATTGACCTGCCCGGCGCGCTGTCGATGTACGGCGGCGCCAAGCTGACGCTGGTGGCGATGACGCCGGTGGTTATCTTCTACGCCATCGCCTTTACCTGGATTTGGCCGTTTATGACCCACGGCATCTCCGCCCTCACCGGCTTTATGAAAAATGCCGGGGTCGCCGGGGTCTTCGTCTATGGTTTCTTTGAAAAATTTCTTATCCCGACCGGCCTGCACCATTTTGTCTGGTCCCCCTTCCAGCTCACCCAGATTGGCGGCACCCTGAACGTGGACGGCCAGGTGGTCTCCGGTACCCAGGCCATTTTCCTCGCCTATATGCGCCACCCGGATCTGACCCCGGTGATGAATGAGGCCCTACGCTTCTCACAGCAAGGGATGACCACCATCTTCGGCCTCGCCGGCGCCTCGCTGGCGTTCTACCACACCGCGAAGCCGGAGAAAAAAGTAATGGCTAAGGCGATTCTGCTGCCGGCGATTATCACCTCCATGCTGACCGGCATCACCGAGCCGATTGAGTTCACCTTTTTGTTTGTCTCGCCGCTGCTGTGGGTGATCCATGCGACGTTAACCGCCGCCTCGCAGGCCATTTGCGACCTCTTCACCGTACGCCCCTGGGGCGCATCGGGCCTGATCGAATTTCTGATCTATAACCTGCCGCTGCCGGTCTCCTTAACGCGCTGGCCGGGATATGTCCTTATCGGGATCGGCCAGTTCGCCGTCTACTACGTGATTTTCCGCACCCTGGTGGTGAAGCTGAATCTGAAAACGCCGGGCCGGGAAGATGACGAGAGCGTGAAGCTCTACAGCAAAGCGGAGTACCGCCAGAAAGTCGCGCAGCCGCAGTCGGTTACCGATGACATTATCCGCGGCCTCGGGGGCAAGGAGAATATTCTCTCCGTCGATAATTGTTTTACTCGTCTGCGCGTAGCCGTGCGCGATATGGCGCAAGTTGATGACGCGCAATTAAAAAATACCGGCGCCAACGGCGTGGTGCGCAATCGTAATGAAGTTCAGGTTATTTATGGCGTAAAAGTGGGACAGGTACGTTCCCGGGTTGATAACTGGTTAGCAGAAAATTAA
- a CDS encoding AsmA family protein, with product MKFLGKLILWLLVALLLVMVGAWFLLQTHWGARQASAWLSNGTGWQVSFDAMDHDFSSPLHVQLQNVTFGREGKPATLVAKTVDIGFSTRQFSDPLHADEIVLNDGTLNLSPHSADLPFAADRLMLRNMAFNSPETGWALSAQRVTGGVSPWAPEAGNVLGKTAQIQMSAGSMTLNGVEASNVLIQGKIDQGEVTLSTLGADVARGTLTGNAKRSADGSWLVDNLQLNEIRLQSAASLADFFAPLTTVPSLQIGRLDITDARLQGPDWAVTDLDLNLRNLTLSHGGWQSQDGTLSMNASEFIYGSLHFFDPIVNAEFSPQGIALRQFSSRWEGGMVRTSGNWLRAGNALVLDDTAFAGLEYTLPANWKPLWMTPLPAWLQSLTLKKFSASRNLIIDVDPAFPWQITALDGYGGELQLVKNGSWGVWNGSATLNAAAATFNRIDVRRPSLKLSATASTLNITELSAFTERGILQATAAVSQLPQRQVNLSLNGRGVPLNILQAWGWPSLPISGDGNLQLTASGSVQADAPLKPTVNAQLSAVNMEKQQVAQTMRNGEVNTAPAAPAPAPVTP from the coding sequence ATGAAATTTCTTGGAAAGCTGATTCTCTGGCTGCTAGTCGCTCTGCTGCTCGTCATGGTTGGCGCGTGGTTCCTGCTGCAAACCCACTGGGGCGCCCGCCAGGCCAGCGCCTGGCTCAGCAATGGCACCGGCTGGCAGGTCTCCTTCGATGCGATGGATCATGATTTCTCCTCCCCTCTGCATGTGCAGTTGCAAAACGTCACCTTTGGCCGGGAAGGCAAGCCGGCAACCCTGGTGGCGAAAACGGTCGATATTGGCTTCAGCACCCGCCAGTTTAGCGACCCGCTGCATGCGGATGAGATTGTCCTTAACGACGGTACCCTGAATCTGTCCCCCCACTCTGCCGACCTGCCGTTCGCTGCCGACCGGCTGATGTTGCGCAATATGGCTTTCAATAGTCCGGAAACCGGCTGGGCGCTCAGCGCGCAGCGCGTCACCGGCGGCGTCAGTCCATGGGCGCCGGAGGCAGGCAATGTGCTGGGGAAAACGGCGCAGATCCAGATGAGCGCGGGTTCAATGACGCTCAACGGCGTCGAAGCCAGCAACGTCCTGATTCAGGGCAAGATTGATCAGGGCGAAGTCACCCTCTCCACCCTCGGCGCCGATGTCGCCCGCGGCACCTTAACCGGCAATGCGAAACGCAGCGCCGACGGCAGCTGGCTGGTGGATAACCTTCAGCTAAATGAGATCCGACTGCAGAGCGCCGCCTCGCTGGCCGACTTTTTCGCGCCCTTAACCACGGTCCCCTCTCTGCAGATTGGCCGCCTGGATATCACCGACGCCCGCCTGCAGGGGCCGGACTGGGCGGTAACCGACCTCGACCTGAACCTGCGCAACCTGACGCTCAGTCACGGCGGCTGGCAGAGCCAGGACGGCACGCTGTCGATGAATGCCAGCGAATTTATCTACGGCTCGCTGCACTTTTTCGACCCGATCGTGAATGCCGAATTTTCACCCCAGGGTATTGCCCTGCGCCAGTTCTCCTCGCGCTGGGAGGGCGGCATGGTGCGAACCTCCGGCAACTGGCTGCGCGCCGGTAACGCGCTGGTGCTCGACGACACCGCCTTCGCCGGGCTGGAGTACACGCTGCCGGCGAACTGGAAGCCGCTGTGGATGACGCCGCTGCCGGCCTGGCTGCAAAGCCTGACGCTGAAAAAATTCAGCGCCAGCCGCAACCTGATCATCGATGTGGACCCTGCCTTCCCATGGCAAATTACCGCTCTCGATGGCTATGGCGGCGAGCTTCAGCTGGTGAAAAACGGCAGCTGGGGGGTGTGGAACGGTAGCGCGACGCTGAACGCCGCGGCGGCGACTTTTAACCGAATTGACGTGCGCCGCCCTTCACTCAAGCTGAGCGCCACGGCGTCGACGCTCAATATCACTGAGCTCAGCGCGTTCACCGAGCGCGGTATCCTGCAGGCCACCGCCGCGGTATCCCAGCTGCCGCAGCGCCAGGTCAATCTGAGCTTGAACGGCCGCGGCGTGCCGCTGAATATTCTGCAGGCCTGGGGCTGGCCTTCGCTCCCCATCAGCGGGGATGGCAATCTCCAGCTGACCGCCAGCGGCAGCGTGCAGGCCGATGCCCCGCTCAAGCCGACGGTCAACGCACAGCTTAGCGCCGTGAACATGGAGAAACAGCAGGTGGCGCAAACGATGCGCAACGGCGAGGTCAATACCGCCCCCGCCGCGCCAGCGCCCGCTCCCGTCACGCCATAG
- a CDS encoding nucleobase:cation symporter-2 family protein, translating into MSVNTAESENAQPVAHKPASELIYRLEDRPPLPQTLFAAFQHLLAMFVAVITPALLICQALGLPAQDTQHIISMSLFASGVASIIQIKAWGPVGSGLLSIQGTSFNFVAPLIMGGTALKTGGADVPTMMAALFGTLMLASCTEMVLSRVLHLARRIITPLVSGVVVMIIGLSLIQVGLTSIGGGYAAMADHTFGAPKNLLLAGIVLALIIILNRQRNPYLRIASLVIAMAAGYLAAWFLDMLPANTAPTNSSLITVPTPLYYGLGIDWSLLLPLMLVFMITSLETIGDITATSDVSEQPVSGPLYMKRLKGGVLANGLNSFVSAVFNTFPNSCFGQNNGVIQLTGVASRYVGFVVALMLIVLGLFPAVSGFVQHIPEPVLGGATLVMFGTIAASGVRIVSREPLNRRAILIIALSLAVGLGVSQQPLILQFAPDWLKNLLSSGIAAGGITAIVLNLIFPPEKA; encoded by the coding sequence ATGTCCGTTAACACCGCAGAGTCAGAAAATGCGCAACCGGTTGCGCATAAACCAGCCAGCGAATTAATCTACCGCCTCGAAGATCGCCCACCGCTACCGCAAACCCTGTTCGCCGCCTTCCAGCACCTGCTGGCGATGTTTGTCGCGGTGATCACCCCGGCGCTGTTAATCTGCCAGGCTCTCGGTCTCCCGGCGCAAGATACCCAACATATCATCAGCATGTCGCTGTTCGCCTCGGGCGTGGCCTCCATTATTCAGATCAAAGCCTGGGGCCCGGTCGGTTCCGGACTGCTCTCCATCCAGGGCACCAGCTTCAACTTTGTCGCCCCGCTCATCATGGGCGGCACCGCGCTGAAAACCGGCGGCGCCGACGTCCCGACAATGATGGCCGCCCTGTTCGGCACCCTGATGCTGGCCAGCTGCACGGAAATGGTCCTCTCCCGCGTCCTGCATCTGGCGCGCCGCATCATTACCCCGCTGGTCTCCGGCGTGGTGGTGATGATTATCGGCCTGTCGCTGATTCAGGTCGGATTGACCTCCATCGGCGGCGGCTACGCGGCGATGGCCGACCACACCTTCGGCGCGCCGAAGAACCTGCTGCTGGCGGGCATCGTGCTGGCGCTGATCATCATTCTCAACCGCCAGCGTAATCCCTATTTGCGCATCGCTTCGCTGGTGATTGCCATGGCGGCGGGCTATCTGGCGGCGTGGTTCCTCGATATGCTGCCGGCCAACACCGCCCCGACCAACAGCAGCCTCATCACCGTTCCGACGCCGCTGTACTATGGCCTCGGCATCGACTGGAGCCTCCTGCTGCCGCTGATGCTGGTGTTTATGATCACCTCCCTGGAAACCATCGGCGATATCACCGCCACCTCCGATGTCTCCGAGCAGCCGGTCTCCGGTCCGCTGTATATGAAACGCCTGAAAGGCGGCGTGCTGGCTAACGGCCTCAACTCCTTTGTTTCCGCGGTCTTCAACACCTTCCCGAACTCCTGCTTCGGCCAGAACAACGGCGTGATCCAGCTGACCGGCGTCGCCAGCCGCTACGTCGGCTTTGTGGTAGCGCTGATGCTGATCGTCCTCGGGCTGTTCCCGGCGGTGAGCGGTTTCGTACAGCATATCCCTGAGCCGGTGCTCGGCGGCGCCACGCTGGTGATGTTCGGCACCATCGCCGCGTCCGGCGTGCGCATCGTCTCCCGCGAGCCGCTGAATCGCCGGGCGATCCTGATTATCGCCCTGTCGCTGGCGGTGGGCCTCGGCGTGTCGCAACAGCCGTTGATCCTGCAGTTCGCGCCGGACTGGCTGAAGAATCTGCTCTCCTCCGGCATCGCCGCCGGCGGTATCACGGCGATTGTTCTGAATTTAATTTTCCCGCCGGAAAAAGCCTGA
- the gltS gene encoding sodium/glutamate symporter gives MFHLDTLSTLVAATLVLLLGRKLVQTVPLLKQYTIPEPVAGGLLVALALLVLKKSMDIEIDFDMSLKDPLMLAFFATIGLNANLASLRAGGKVLGTFLIVVVGLLLLQNALGIGMAKLLGLDPLMGLLAGTITLSGGHGTGAAWSKLFIERYGFANATEVAMACATFGLVLGGLIGGPVARYLVKHSSSPDGTPDDQVAPTAFEKPDVGRVITSLVLIESIALIAICLTLGKVVAQLLAGSVFELPTFVCVLFIGVILSNSLALAGLYRVFDRAVSVLGNVSLSLFLAMALMSLKLWELASLALPMIIILAVQALAMALYAVFVTYRMMGKNYDAAVLAAGHCGFGLGATPTAIANMQAITDRFGPSHMAFLVVPMVGAFFIDIVNALVIKLFLLLPVFG, from the coding sequence ATGTTTCATCTCGATACCTTATCGACGCTCGTTGCCGCAACGCTTGTGCTGTTACTCGGCAGAAAACTCGTCCAAACCGTTCCCCTCCTCAAGCAATACACCATTCCTGAACCTGTTGCCGGCGGTCTGCTGGTGGCGCTGGCGCTGCTGGTGCTGAAAAAAAGTATGGATATCGAAATTGATTTCGATATGAGCCTCAAAGATCCGCTGATGCTGGCGTTCTTCGCCACCATCGGGCTAAACGCCAACCTCGCCAGCCTGCGGGCGGGCGGCAAGGTGCTGGGTACCTTTCTGATTGTGGTGGTTGGTCTGCTGCTGCTGCAGAACGCTCTCGGTATCGGCATGGCGAAGCTGCTGGGGCTGGATCCGCTGATGGGGCTGCTGGCCGGCACTATCACCCTTTCCGGCGGCCACGGCACCGGCGCGGCGTGGAGCAAGCTGTTCATTGAGCGCTATGGCTTTGCCAATGCCACGGAGGTGGCGATGGCCTGCGCGACCTTCGGCCTGGTGCTCGGCGGTCTGATCGGCGGCCCGGTGGCGCGTTACCTGGTGAAGCACTCTTCCTCTCCTGACGGGACGCCGGACGATCAGGTGGCGCCGACCGCCTTTGAAAAGCCGGACGTGGGGCGGGTGATCACGTCGCTGGTGCTGATCGAGAGTATCGCCCTGATCGCCATCTGTCTGACGCTGGGCAAGGTGGTTGCGCAACTGCTGGCGGGCAGCGTCTTTGAGCTGCCGACCTTCGTCTGCGTGCTGTTTATCGGCGTGATCCTTAGCAACAGCCTGGCGCTGGCGGGGTTGTATCGGGTGTTCGATCGCGCGGTGTCAGTGCTGGGCAACGTCAGCCTGTCGCTGTTCCTCGCCATGGCGCTGATGAGCCTCAAACTGTGGGAGTTGGCCTCCCTGGCGCTGCCGATGATTATTATCCTGGCGGTCCAGGCGTTGGCGATGGCGCTGTATGCGGTGTTCGTCACCTACCGGATGATGGGCAAAAACTACGATGCCGCGGTGCTGGCGGCGGGCCACTGTGGGTTTGGTCTGGGGGCAACGCCGACGGCGATTGCCAATATGCAGGCGATTACCGACCGTTTTGGCCCGTCGCACATGGCCTTCCTGGTGGTGCCGATGGTGGGGGCGTTCTTTATCGATATCGTCAACGCGCTGGTGATTAAGCTGTTTCTGCTGCTGCCGGTGTTTGGCTGA